A region from the Candidatus Binatia bacterium genome encodes:
- a CDS encoding alpha/beta hydrolase domain-containing protein: MSHARLAAALVAAFALNGAAPEPLAQAAPRCARTVRDAPASVAAADVLPACRPMRLRFERSSVPSPTIEDPGDAGRGTPTIAGTAFDLEAQGYEQAEYFLSGEASAYTALAPLRSDGRWRVARSGITAPYKTRIVVHRPIDPARFSGTVVVEWLNVSGGLDAAPDWIALHTEIMRTGDAWVGVSAQFVGVEGSASPLTPLVGGLKTSDPERYGSLSHPGDSFSYDIFSQAGQALRAPTGIDPLAGLRIRKLIAAGESQSAFRMVTYVNAVDPLARVYDGFLVHSRGGGSAPLAQDPLEPIPTPEVVRIRTDVRVPVMTFQTETDLVTLGFLPDRQPDSRNIRLWEAAGTAHADTYTLGDGWTDVGDDPSVAAVRVTDAPIPGIIQCDSPVNSGPQHWVLKAAYAALERWIGGGPPPARAPRLEMKDGAFVLDEHGNVRGGIRTSYVDAPVATLSGLGQSGGGFCRIFGTTTPFGDEKLAALYPSNADFVAAVRRSNERAVRAGFLLRADADLIEAWARESGIGD; the protein is encoded by the coding sequence ATGTCGCACGCTCGCCTCGCCGCCGCGCTGGTCGCGGCCTTCGCACTCAACGGCGCCGCCCCCGAGCCGCTCGCCCAGGCCGCGCCGCGCTGCGCGCGCACGGTGCGCGACGCGCCCGCGTCCGTCGCCGCGGCGGACGTCCTGCCGGCGTGCCGGCCGATGCGGTTGCGCTTCGAGCGCTCGAGCGTCCCGAGCCCGACGATCGAGGATCCGGGCGACGCCGGACGCGGCACGCCGACCATCGCCGGCACGGCGTTCGACCTCGAAGCGCAGGGCTACGAGCAGGCGGAGTACTTCCTCTCCGGCGAGGCGAGCGCGTACACCGCGCTCGCGCCGCTGCGCTCGGACGGCCGCTGGCGCGTCGCGCGCTCGGGAATCACGGCGCCCTACAAGACGCGCATCGTCGTCCACCGGCCGATCGACCCGGCGCGCTTTTCCGGCACGGTCGTGGTCGAGTGGCTGAACGTCAGCGGCGGGCTCGACGCGGCGCCGGACTGGATCGCGCTGCACACCGAGATCATGCGCACCGGCGACGCGTGGGTCGGGGTGTCGGCGCAGTTCGTCGGCGTCGAGGGATCCGCGTCGCCGCTGACGCCGCTCGTCGGCGGGCTCAAGACGTCCGATCCCGAGCGCTACGGCTCGCTGTCGCACCCGGGCGACAGCTTTTCCTACGACATCTTCTCGCAGGCGGGGCAGGCGCTGCGCGCGCCGACCGGCATCGATCCTCTCGCGGGTCTGCGGATCCGCAAGCTGATCGCCGCCGGCGAGTCGCAGTCCGCGTTCCGCATGGTGACCTACGTCAACGCGGTCGATCCGCTGGCGCGGGTCTACGACGGCTTCCTCGTGCACAGCCGCGGCGGCGGCAGCGCGCCGCTCGCACAGGACCCGCTCGAGCCGATCCCGACGCCCGAGGTGGTGCGCATCCGCACCGACGTGCGCGTTCCGGTGATGACGTTCCAAACCGAGACCGACCTCGTCACGCTCGGCTTCCTGCCCGACCGCCAGCCCGACTCGCGCAACATCCGCCTCTGGGAAGCGGCCGGGACCGCGCACGCCGACACCTACACGCTCGGCGACGGCTGGACCGACGTCGGCGACGATCCGTCGGTCGCCGCGGTGCGGGTCACCGACGCGCCGATCCCCGGGATCATCCAGTGCGACTCGCCGGTGAACTCGGGGCCGCAGCACTGGGTGCTGAAGGCCGCGTACGCGGCGCTCGAGCGCTGGATCGGCGGCGGCCCGCCGCCGGCGCGCGCGCCGCGCCTCGAGATGAAGGACGGCGCGTTCGTGCTCGACGAGCACGGCAACGTCCGCGGCGGCATCCGCACCTCGTACGTCGACGCGCCGGTCGCGACGCTCTCGGGCCTCGGGCAGTCGGGCGGCGGCTTCTGCCGCATCTTCGGCACCACGACGCCGTTCGGCGACGAGAAGCTCGCCGCGCTCTACCCGAGCAACGCGGACTTCGTCGCCGCAGTCCGGCGCTCGAACGAGCGCGCCGTGCGTGCGGGCTTCCTGCTGCGCGCCGACGCGGACCTGATCGAGGCCTGGGCGCGCGAGTCCGGAATCGGCGATTGA
- a CDS encoding Hsp70 family protein, which translates to MPTAGPEAIASYLDEGAGGRFLQSLKSHLASRHLSETYVFGWKFTLEELVAILLRELRDAAREQLGDPGERVLLGRPVHFAAGPEGHVDPEGDERALTRLTEAARQAGFTEVEFEYEPVAAAYEYERGLDRDELVLIGDFGGGTSDFCLIRLGPTARRAADRRDTILGVDGVPVAGGAFDGRIVRALVAPRLGLGSLRRSEHGKTLPVPGWLYRRLERWEDVSFLATPATLDTLRQLRFQALEPKKIDSLIKLVADDLGYLLYEAVERTKLELSAREQARFEFRELPRLIVQDVARADFESWVADQVELLASCVDRLLERCGVAPGEVDRVFLTGGSSLVPCVRRIFVERFGAERLRGGEELTTVARGLALIAAARG; encoded by the coding sequence GTGCCGACCGCGGGCCCCGAGGCCATCGCGTCCTACCTCGACGAGGGCGCCGGCGGACGCTTCCTGCAGTCGCTCAAGTCCCACCTCGCGAGCCGCCACCTGAGCGAAACCTATGTTTTCGGTTGGAAATTCACGCTCGAGGAGCTGGTCGCGATCCTGCTCCGCGAGCTGCGCGACGCGGCGCGCGAGCAGCTCGGCGACCCGGGCGAGCGCGTCCTGCTCGGCCGCCCGGTGCACTTCGCCGCGGGCCCCGAGGGCCACGTCGACCCGGAGGGCGACGAGCGGGCGCTCACGCGTTTGACCGAGGCCGCGCGCCAGGCGGGCTTCACCGAGGTCGAGTTCGAGTACGAGCCGGTCGCCGCGGCCTACGAGTACGAGCGCGGGCTCGACCGCGACGAGCTCGTCCTGATCGGCGACTTCGGCGGCGGCACGAGCGATTTTTGTCTGATCCGCCTGGGTCCCACCGCCCGCCGCGCCGCGGACCGCCGCGACACCATCCTCGGCGTCGACGGCGTCCCGGTCGCGGGCGGCGCCTTCGACGGCCGCATCGTGCGCGCGCTGGTCGCGCCGCGGCTCGGCCTGGGCTCGCTGCGCCGCTCCGAGCACGGCAAGACGCTGCCCGTCCCGGGCTGGCTCTACCGCCGCCTCGAGCGCTGGGAGGACGTGTCGTTCCTCGCCACCCCGGCGACGCTCGACACCCTGCGCCAGCTCCGCTTCCAGGCGCTCGAGCCGAAGAAGATCGACAGCCTGATCAAGCTCGTCGCGGACGATCTCGGGTATCTCCTCTACGAGGCGGTCGAGCGCACCAAGCTCGAGCTCTCCGCGCGCGAGCAGGCGCGCTTCGAGTTCCGCGAGCTGCCGCGGCTCATCGTGCAGGACGTCGCGCGCGCGGACTTCGAGTCCTGGGTCGCGGATCAAGTGGAGCTGCTCGCATCTTGCGTCGACCGGCTGCTCGAGCGTTGCGGCGTCGCGCCGGGCGAGGTCGACCGCGTGTTCTTGACGGGCGGCTCGTCGCTCGTGCCGTGCGTGCGTCGGATCTTCGTCGAGCGCTTCGGCGCCGAGCGCCTGCGCGGCGGCGAGGAGCTGACCACCGTCGCCCGCGGCCTCGCGCTGATCGCCGCGGCGCGCGGCTAG
- a CDS encoding PAS domain S-box protein has translation MTEKMGPRSEGERAPAGERHATVPAPAALDPSADLLRSVLDSTFDGILVVDAEGTIVTYNKRFAEMWQLPDDVLASREEKRAVSHAMRMVDDQDEFVGKVTHLYENLEAESYDVIRLRDGRIFERYSKPYRLGGKIRGRVWSFRDVTQQREAEEQLRVSERYYRLITENARDMVSILGVDGTLRYVSPSHKEVLGYAPEELVGVDMRTLIHPDDVAKAEAALDEIARTSHPVPPIELRLRHANGSWRILESVGSNLLHDPLIAGVVSHSRDVTERRRAEQRAQTLLAVAGDIVGTVDLHQMLSRVEQRTAETVPCDAVAVFYDDPQRDVLRVVSHYGFPEHVAPLIARLEHPKPTLPFAQRSARGETVVLRDFDSRPWLPPEMHDIAIASQIIAPFNVWSRHFGLLVAFNFGRGRPFDEDQAELVTGIASQVALAIEALELFRTQREEAEVARALARVGRDLISNINHPQFLDRLCETCADVLGCDVSATLLKRPEENAYVPIAAYGNTPEEKDIARLLKLPYEAMRWLLSKLEREDVMEVTSIPQALLSSEEQQRYGVTAALCMALRTGSEVTGVQVAYRRGGGVFSPTERRIGRGLAQIASLALSHANLVDELERANRVRSEFVATVSHELRTPLNIILGYGDLLLTGTFGELNEEQRGTLQRMDRRARELLDLVNSTLEASRLERGQVPLDLHETSLRDIVTTIDAETRELQEKSGVPVRIEIERNGIPMRTDPSKLKLILKNLVVNALKFTERGSVTVRAQTAGDRVLIEVIDTGIGIPRDTLPMIFQPFRQGHASTAQAQGGVGLGLFIVARFAELLRGNVSVESEVGRGSTFRVELPTRI, from the coding sequence ATGACCGAGAAGATGGGGCCCAGGAGCGAAGGCGAGCGCGCGCCCGCAGGCGAGAGGCACGCGACCGTACCGGCGCCCGCCGCGCTCGACCCGAGCGCGGACCTTCTGCGCAGCGTCCTCGACTCGACCTTCGACGGCATCCTGGTCGTCGACGCCGAGGGGACGATCGTCACCTACAACAAACGCTTCGCCGAGATGTGGCAGCTCCCGGACGACGTGCTCGCGTCGCGCGAGGAGAAGCGCGCCGTGTCGCACGCGATGCGGATGGTCGACGACCAGGACGAGTTCGTCGGCAAGGTCACGCACCTCTACGAGAACCTCGAGGCCGAGAGCTACGACGTCATCCGCCTGCGCGACGGCCGCATTTTCGAGCGCTACTCGAAGCCCTACCGGCTCGGCGGCAAGATCCGCGGCCGGGTGTGGAGCTTCCGCGACGTCACGCAGCAGCGCGAGGCCGAAGAGCAGCTCCGCGTCAGCGAGCGCTACTACCGCCTGATCACCGAGAACGCGCGCGACATGGTGTCGATCCTCGGCGTCGACGGGACGCTGCGCTACGTGAGCCCGTCGCACAAGGAGGTGCTCGGCTACGCTCCCGAGGAGCTGGTCGGCGTCGACATGCGCACGCTGATCCACCCCGACGACGTCGCCAAGGCCGAGGCCGCGCTCGACGAGATCGCGCGCACGAGCCATCCGGTGCCGCCGATCGAGCTGCGCCTGCGGCACGCGAACGGCTCGTGGCGCATCCTCGAGTCGGTCGGCAGCAACCTGCTGCACGACCCGCTGATCGCGGGCGTCGTCTCCCACTCGCGCGACGTCACCGAGCGCAGGCGCGCCGAGCAGCGCGCGCAGACGCTGCTCGCCGTCGCGGGCGACATCGTCGGCACGGTCGACCTGCACCAGATGCTGTCGCGCGTCGAGCAGCGCACGGCGGAAACCGTCCCGTGCGACGCGGTCGCCGTGTTCTACGACGATCCGCAGCGCGACGTGCTGCGCGTGGTGTCGCACTACGGCTTCCCCGAGCACGTGGCGCCGCTGATCGCGCGCCTCGAGCACCCGAAACCGACGCTGCCGTTCGCGCAGCGCAGCGCGCGCGGCGAGACCGTCGTGCTGCGCGACTTCGACTCGCGGCCCTGGCTGCCGCCCGAGATGCACGACATCGCGATCGCCTCGCAGATCATCGCGCCGTTCAACGTCTGGAGCCGTCACTTCGGTCTACTGGTCGCGTTCAACTTCGGCCGCGGCCGGCCGTTCGACGAGGACCAGGCGGAGCTCGTCACCGGCATCGCGAGCCAGGTCGCGCTCGCGATCGAGGCGCTCGAGCTCTTCCGCACGCAGCGCGAGGAAGCCGAGGTCGCGCGCGCGCTCGCGCGGGTCGGGCGCGACCTGATCTCGAACATCAACCACCCGCAGTTCCTCGATCGCCTGTGCGAGACCTGCGCCGACGTCCTCGGCTGCGACGTCTCGGCGACGCTGCTCAAGCGTCCCGAGGAGAACGCCTACGTGCCGATCGCGGCCTACGGCAACACGCCCGAGGAGAAGGACATCGCGCGTCTGCTCAAGCTGCCGTACGAGGCGATGCGCTGGCTGCTCAGCAAGCTCGAGCGCGAGGACGTCATGGAGGTGACGTCGATCCCGCAGGCGCTGCTGTCGAGCGAGGAGCAGCAGCGCTACGGCGTCACGGCGGCGCTGTGCATGGCGCTACGCACGGGCAGCGAGGTCACCGGCGTGCAGGTCGCCTACCGGCGCGGCGGCGGCGTCTTCAGCCCGACCGAGCGCCGCATCGGACGCGGCCTCGCGCAGATCGCGTCGCTCGCGCTGAGCCACGCGAACCTGGTCGACGAGCTCGAGCGCGCGAACCGCGTGCGCTCCGAGTTCGTCGCGACGGTGTCGCACGAGCTGCGCACGCCGCTCAACATCATCCTCGGCTACGGCGACCTGCTGCTGACCGGCACGTTCGGCGAGCTCAACGAGGAGCAGCGCGGCACGCTGCAGCGCATGGACCGCCGCGCGCGCGAGCTGCTCGACCTCGTGAACTCGACGCTCGAAGCGAGCCGGCTCGAGCGCGGTCAGGTGCCGCTCGACCTGCACGAGACGTCGCTGCGCGACATCGTGACGACGATCGACGCCGAGACGCGCGAGCTGCAGGAGAAGAGCGGCGTGCCGGTGCGCATCGAGATCGAGCGCAACGGCATCCCGATGCGCACCGATCCGTCGAAGCTGAAGCTGATCCTGAAGAACCTGGTGGTGAACGCGCTCAAGTTCACCGAGCGCGGCTCGGTGACGGTGCGCGCGCAGACCGCGGGCGATCGCGTGCTGATCGAGGTGATCGACACCGGCATCGGCATTCCGCGCGACACGCTGCCGATGATCTTCCAGCCCTTCCGCCAGGGCCACGCCTCGACGGCGCAGGCGCAGGGCGGCGTCGGGCTCGGGCTGTTCATCGTCGCGCGCTTCGCCGAGCTCTTGCGCGGCAACGTGAGCGTCGAGAGCGAGGTCGGGCGCGGCTCGACCTTCCGCGTCGAGCTGCCGACGCGGATCTGA
- a CDS encoding ABC transporter ATP-binding protein translates to MEALRRQRRRVRELRTVLGNARRTFVLLASADLRLAAGLVALTVLDGVLPVTIAWVGQRIIDSVIQAASDGTAAARTKALQWVAIEFVLMAARAGVTQVNALCQTLLRSELGLLINTRILEKAINVSYRHFEDPHFANQLAQARREASSRPLDVVRQVLLLGRSAIVLAGYAALLAGFSWIAVLAVIVTAVPPFLAEARFGREAFLLTRSRTFANRQAHYLEALLSHEASAKEVKLFSLSALLLGRYRELYERFLREDAALARRRMRAALSLGLVSTLALYACYAWVVVRAIAGLLTVGQMTLYIVAFREGQGALHAGLLAIARLYEDNLFMTNLFEYLDVPEDEPHEPIPEEPAATTSGVEALEQGAAAGAPEGNGATRRPPRIELRDVSFRYPDASRDSLSHVTLTIEPGETLALVGPNGAGKTTLVKLLTGLYRPTSGRILMDGQDVTELGTAELRSRVGVIFQDFVRFHFTVADNIGVGWLPAMDDQDEIARAAAAAGVDGVIANLPGGYEQSLGRWFGGEELSVGQWQRLALSRAFMRRSPVLILDEPTAALDAESEAELFGRFQALAAGRTVLLITHRFSTARGADRIAVFEEGRLTELGTHAELLARDGRYARMFRLQASGYLEA, encoded by the coding sequence ATGGAAGCGCTGCGACGTCAGCGACGCCGCGTGCGCGAGCTGCGCACCGTGCTCGGCAACGCGCGGCGCACGTTCGTGCTGCTCGCGTCGGCGGACCTGCGCCTCGCCGCGGGGCTGGTCGCGCTCACCGTGCTCGACGGCGTGCTGCCGGTGACGATCGCCTGGGTCGGGCAGCGCATCATCGACTCCGTCATCCAGGCGGCCTCCGACGGCACGGCGGCGGCGCGCACGAAGGCGCTGCAGTGGGTCGCGATCGAGTTCGTGCTGATGGCGGCGCGCGCCGGCGTGACGCAGGTCAACGCGCTCTGCCAGACGCTGCTGCGCTCGGAGCTCGGCCTGCTGATCAACACGCGGATCCTCGAGAAGGCGATCAACGTCAGCTACCGCCACTTCGAGGATCCGCACTTCGCGAACCAGCTCGCGCAGGCGCGGCGCGAGGCGAGCTCGCGGCCGCTCGACGTCGTGCGTCAAGTGCTGCTGCTCGGCCGCAGCGCGATCGTGCTCGCCGGCTACGCGGCGCTGCTCGCGGGCTTCAGCTGGATCGCGGTGCTGGCGGTGATCGTCACCGCGGTGCCGCCGTTCCTCGCCGAGGCGCGCTTCGGGCGCGAGGCGTTCCTGCTGACCCGCAGCCGGACCTTCGCCAACCGTCAAGCACACTACCTCGAAGCGCTGCTGTCGCACGAGGCGAGCGCCAAGGAGGTGAAGCTGTTCTCGCTGAGCGCGCTCCTGCTCGGGCGCTACCGCGAGCTCTACGAGCGCTTCCTCCGCGAGGACGCGGCGCTCGCGCGACGACGCATGCGCGCCGCGCTGTCGCTCGGGCTCGTGAGCACGCTCGCGCTCTACGCCTGCTACGCGTGGGTCGTCGTGCGCGCGATCGCAGGGCTGCTCACGGTCGGTCAGATGACGCTCTACATCGTCGCCTTCCGCGAAGGGCAGGGCGCGCTGCACGCCGGTCTGCTCGCGATCGCACGGCTCTACGAGGACAACCTCTTCATGACCAACCTGTTCGAGTACCTCGACGTCCCCGAGGACGAGCCGCACGAGCCGATCCCCGAGGAGCCGGCGGCGACCACGTCGGGCGTCGAGGCGCTCGAGCAGGGCGCGGCGGCGGGCGCTCCCGAGGGCAACGGCGCGACGCGCCGCCCGCCGCGCATCGAGCTGCGGGACGTCTCGTTCCGCTACCCCGACGCGAGCCGCGACTCGCTGTCGCACGTGACGCTCACCATCGAGCCCGGCGAGACGCTCGCGCTCGTCGGCCCGAACGGCGCCGGCAAGACGACGCTCGTCAAGCTCCTGACCGGGCTCTACCGGCCGACCTCCGGCCGCATCCTGATGGACGGCCAGGACGTCACGGAGCTCGGCACGGCCGAGCTGCGCTCGCGGGTCGGCGTCATCTTCCAGGACTTCGTGCGCTTCCACTTCACGGTCGCCGACAACATCGGCGTCGGCTGGCTGCCGGCGATGGACGATCAGGACGAGATCGCGCGCGCCGCCGCTGCAGCAGGAGTCGACGGCGTCATCGCCAATCTTCCCGGCGGCTACGAGCAGAGCCTCGGGCGCTGGTTCGGCGGCGAGGAGCTGTCGGTCGGGCAGTGGCAGCGCCTCGCGCTGTCGCGCGCGTTCATGCGCCGCTCGCCGGTGCTGATCCTCGACGAGCCGACGGCCGCGCTCGACGCCGAGTCCGAGGCCGAGCTCTTCGGCCGCTTCCAGGCGCTCGCCGCCGGACGGACGGTCCTGCTGATCACGCACCGCTTCTCGACCGCGCGCGGCGCCGACCGCATCGCGGTCTTCGAGGAGGGGCGCTTGACGGAGCTCGGCACGCACGCCGAGCTGCTCGCCCGCGACGGACGCTACGCGCGGATGTTCCGTCTGCAGGCCTCCGGCTACCTCGAGGCCTGA
- a CDS encoding acetyl-CoA C-acetyltransferase, with translation MLEEAVIVAACRTPIGRFQGALSSLPAPRLGAVVVKEALRRAGVAPAEVDEVILGNVLTAGVGQAPARQAALGAGIPEPVPALTINKVCGSGLKAVMLAAQAIRAGDAKVVVAGGQESMSNAPFLLRGARTGWRLGDQQALDALLHDGLLDAYEGYHMGETGEIVAERFRVTREDADALALASHRKAAAAADGGLFDDEIVPVEVESGRGATTRVTQDEGIRRDASPESLAKLRPAFRKDGIVTAGNASQISDGASALVVMSAREAERRGITPLARIVAYDSSATRPEWVMEAPIGSVRRLLEKAQLRIEDVDLFEHNEAFATASCAVAKELRVPEDRFNVHGGAVALGHPIGASGARVLTTLLYALRARRARRGLATLCLGGGGAVSLLVERL, from the coding sequence ATGCTCGAAGAAGCCGTCATCGTCGCCGCGTGCCGCACTCCGATCGGCCGCTTTCAGGGCGCGCTCTCCTCGCTGCCCGCGCCGCGCCTCGGCGCGGTGGTGGTGAAGGAAGCGCTGCGTCGCGCCGGGGTCGCACCCGCCGAGGTCGACGAGGTGATCCTCGGCAACGTGCTCACCGCCGGCGTCGGCCAGGCGCCGGCGCGGCAAGCGGCGCTCGGCGCCGGCATCCCCGAGCCCGTCCCCGCGCTGACCATCAACAAGGTCTGCGGCTCGGGCCTGAAGGCGGTGATGCTCGCCGCGCAGGCGATCCGCGCCGGCGACGCCAAGGTGGTCGTCGCGGGCGGCCAGGAGTCGATGTCGAACGCGCCGTTCCTGCTGCGCGGCGCGCGCACGGGCTGGCGGCTCGGCGACCAGCAGGCGCTCGACGCGCTGCTGCACGACGGCCTGCTCGACGCCTACGAGGGCTACCACATGGGCGAGACCGGCGAGATCGTCGCCGAGCGCTTCCGCGTGACGCGCGAGGACGCCGACGCGCTCGCGCTCGCCTCGCACCGCAAGGCCGCGGCGGCGGCCGACGGCGGGCTGTTCGACGACGAGATCGTGCCGGTCGAGGTGGAGAGCGGACGCGGCGCGACGACGCGCGTCACGCAGGACGAGGGCATCCGGCGCGACGCGTCGCCCGAGAGCCTCGCGAAGCTGCGTCCGGCGTTCCGCAAGGACGGCATCGTCACCGCGGGCAACGCCTCGCAGATCTCGGACGGCGCGAGCGCGCTCGTCGTGATGTCGGCGCGCGAGGCCGAGCGTCGCGGCATCACGCCGCTCGCGCGCATCGTCGCCTACGACAGCTCCGCGACGCGTCCCGAGTGGGTGATGGAGGCGCCGATCGGCTCGGTGCGCCGGCTGCTCGAGAAGGCGCAGCTGCGCATCGAGGACGTCGACCTCTTCGAGCACAACGAGGCCTTCGCCACCGCGTCGTGCGCGGTCGCAAAGGAGCTTCGCGTGCCGGAGGATCGCTTCAACGTGCACGGCGGCGCGGTCGCGCTCGGCCATCCGATCGGCGCGAGCGGCGCGCGCGTGCTCACCACGCTGCTCTACGCGCTGCGCGCGCGGCGTGCGCGTCGCGGTCTCGCGACGCTCTGCCTCGGCGGCGGCGGCGCGGTGTCGCTGCTCGTCGAGCGTCTCTGA
- a CDS encoding SDR family NAD(P)-dependent oxidoreductase, producing MKDLFSIKGKVALVTGGSRGIGLMIARGYVENGAKVYVASRKGDECEKVAQELSAHGECYALQADLSTEAGCKDLAKRLAERESALHILVNNAGANWGAPLAEYPDSAWDKVLALNVKGVFHLTVACLPLLEKAATAEDPARVINIGSIDGIQVPLLETYAYSASKAAVHHMSRVLAMKLAEKKITVNAVAPGPFESKMMKATLERFRDAIVASCPLGRIGEPEDMAGIAIYLASRAGAYVTGTVIPVDGGISTR from the coding sequence GTGAAGGATCTGTTCTCGATCAAAGGGAAGGTCGCGCTCGTCACCGGCGGGTCGCGCGGCATCGGTCTGATGATCGCGCGCGGCTACGTCGAGAACGGCGCCAAGGTGTACGTCGCGTCGCGCAAGGGTGACGAGTGCGAGAAGGTCGCGCAGGAGCTGTCGGCGCACGGCGAGTGCTACGCGCTGCAGGCGGATCTCAGCACCGAGGCCGGCTGCAAGGACCTCGCGAAGCGGCTCGCCGAGCGCGAGAGCGCGCTGCACATCCTGGTGAACAACGCGGGCGCGAACTGGGGCGCGCCGCTCGCCGAGTATCCGGACTCGGCGTGGGACAAGGTGCTGGCGCTCAACGTGAAGGGCGTGTTCCACCTGACGGTCGCCTGCCTGCCTCTGCTCGAGAAGGCCGCGACCGCGGAGGATCCCGCGCGCGTGATCAACATCGGCTCGATCGACGGCATCCAGGTGCCGCTGCTCGAGACCTACGCGTACTCGGCGAGCAAGGCCGCGGTGCACCACATGTCGCGCGTGCTCGCGATGAAGCTCGCGGAGAAGAAGATCACGGTGAACGCGGTCGCGCCGGGACCGTTCGAGAGCAAGATGATGAAGGCGACGCTCGAGCGCTTCCGCGACGCGATCGTCGCGTCGTGCCCGCTCGGCCGCATCGGCGAGCCCGAGGACATGGCGGGCATCGCGATCTACCTCGCGTCGCGCGCCGGCGCGTACGTCACCGGTACCGTCATTCCGGTTGACGGCGGCATCTCGACGCGCTGA
- a CDS encoding carotenoid oxygenase family protein: protein MRTRPTPAPLSRRAFLQRSALFAAGFALPSSLIAACGDRTQTAAPLIVDPNRPFWLQNNFAPVFDELDAFDLPVRGKIPPELNGLYVRNGSNPQSGESPHWFFGDGMIHGVRLERGRAAWYRNRWIRTPFFLEGRDFGDGVTLPTGGNHQANVSCVWHGGKLLVSGEVGAPYEIDPSDLSTIGVQEFDGRLNTSFTAHPKIDPATGNLHFFGYWFIPPYLTYHVADPSGRIIHSTEIPVAASTMIHSFAITERDAIFWELPVLFGLQDAVNGADNPFSWYPEYGARIGVMPLGGEGSEIRWVEIPECYVYHEVNAYRDGDEIVLDVCRHDYMFAGERFGEAPLHVHRWRIGTAGEQLTFRDERVTELSLELPTHDRRFTGRPHRYGWFVVSEDHPLTLNFSGTAMIDYRTGDLRVWDPGPNRHAAEAFFVPGGPGEGEGWLLTFVYDRASDTSDLVILDAQRVERGPVAEVRLPRRVPYGFHAVWVPA from the coding sequence ATGCGCACGCGACCGACCCCTGCCCCGCTCTCCCGCCGCGCCTTCCTGCAGCGCTCGGCGCTGTTCGCGGCGGGCTTCGCCCTGCCCTCGTCGCTGATCGCCGCCTGCGGCGACCGCACGCAGACTGCGGCGCCGCTGATCGTCGATCCGAACCGGCCGTTCTGGCTGCAGAACAACTTCGCGCCGGTGTTCGACGAGCTCGACGCCTTCGACCTGCCGGTGCGGGGCAAGATTCCGCCCGAGCTGAACGGTCTCTACGTGCGCAACGGATCGAACCCGCAGAGCGGCGAGTCGCCGCACTGGTTCTTCGGCGACGGCATGATCCACGGCGTGCGCCTCGAGCGCGGGCGCGCCGCCTGGTACCGCAACCGCTGGATCCGCACGCCGTTCTTCCTCGAGGGTCGCGACTTCGGCGACGGCGTCACGCTGCCGACCGGCGGCAACCACCAGGCGAACGTGAGCTGCGTCTGGCACGGCGGGAAGCTGCTGGTCTCGGGCGAGGTCGGCGCGCCGTACGAGATCGACCCGTCGGATCTGTCGACGATCGGCGTGCAGGAGTTCGACGGCAGGCTCAACACGTCGTTCACCGCGCACCCCAAGATCGATCCCGCGACCGGCAACCTGCACTTCTTCGGCTACTGGTTCATCCCGCCATACTTGACGTACCACGTCGCGGATCCCTCGGGGCGCATCATCCACTCCACCGAGATCCCGGTCGCGGCGTCGACGATGATCCACTCGTTCGCGATCACCGAGCGCGACGCGATCTTCTGGGAGCTGCCGGTGCTGTTCGGCCTGCAGGACGCGGTGAACGGCGCGGACAACCCGTTCTCCTGGTACCCCGAGTACGGCGCGCGGATCGGCGTCATGCCGCTCGGCGGCGAGGGCAGCGAGATCCGCTGGGTCGAGATCCCGGAGTGCTACGTCTACCACGAGGTCAACGCCTACCGGGACGGCGACGAGATTGTGCTCGACGTCTGCCGGCACGACTACATGTTCGCCGGCGAGCGCTTCGGCGAGGCGCCGCTGCACGTGCACCGCTGGCGCATCGGCACGGCGGGCGAGCAGCTCACCTTCCGCGACGAGCGCGTGACCGAGCTCTCGCTCGAGCTGCCGACGCACGACCGGCGCTTCACCGGTCGTCCGCACCGCTACGGGTGGTTCGTGGTCAGCGAGGACCATCCGCTGACGCTCAACTTCTCCGGCACCGCGATGATCGACTACCGGACGGGCGACCTGCGCGTCTGGGATCCCGGTCCGAACCGGCACGCGGCGGAGGCGTTCTTCGTCCCGGGTGGCCCCGGCGAGGGCGAGGGCTGGCTCTTGACGTTCGTCTACGACCGCGCGTCGGACACGAGCGACCTCGTGATCCTCGACGCGCAGCGCGTGGAGCGCGGTCCGGTCGCGGAGGTGCGGCTGCCGCGGCGCGTGCCGTACGGGTTCCACGCGGTGTGGGTGCCGGCGTGA